TAGATCCACGCAATATCCTTATGCACACAGTTTGTTTCTCTGGCACAAGCTGACAGGCTGAAAGTGAGTGCACTGTGTCGCCAGTCTCGTTTCAATCCCGGACCAACCCAAAGTACTCGTAGGTGTCAATCAGTAAAATGTGTAACCCATGTCCCCGAACAACTGTTACCTATGTCCCCAGTCTGTACACTCCAGGAGAGGGAGTGGCCCTGCTTGAACGTGGGGCTATGCAAAGGTCTCCGCCGGGAGAGGGGACTTTCCCGCGCCGGCGTGGGTTATGCAAGGTTCTCCTAGCAGGGAGAGGCGTAAGGGGAGCTCAATGGGGTTGCGCCGCTTTGGGGCACTTCAGGATAGTTCGCCCGAAATTCCCCAAGAGCAGAGAAAGGGATTTAGGATACTATAGCAAAGGTGCAGACCATCGCAATCAGCCTCAGTCTGAATAAGCGGAAGGACGAAACTCAATGGCAAACATGGCGCAACGAACCCTCCCACAGCGGCTGCTGCTCGGCCCGGGACCGGCCAACGTGCATCCGCAGATCATGGCGGCGTTGCAACAGCCGGTGCTGGGACACCTCGATCCGGTATTCCAAGAGCTTCTCGTGGAGACGGCCGGGCAGTTGCGGCGGCTCTTCGGCACGGAGAACGAACTCACACTCGCCGTCACCGGTACCGGTTTCTCCGGCATGGAGTCGTGCCTGGCAAATCTGATCGAGCCGGGCGATACCATGCTCGTGGGCGTGAACGGCTTCTTCGGCACGCGCATGGCCGACTTCGCCAAGCGCTTCGGCGCGGAGGTAGTGGAGGTCACCGCGCCGTGGGGGGAGCCCATTGACGCTGCCGACGTGAAGAACGCTCTGCAAGCACACCCGGCGGTCAAGGTGGTCGGCATCGTGCATGGCGAAACGTCGACGGGCGTCCGCCAGCCAATTCAGGAGATCGCGGATGCCGCCCACGCGCACGGTGCGCTGGTGCTCATGGACGCGGTAACCACGTTGGGCGGTCTGCCGGTCCAGGTCGATGCGTGGGGTGTGGACGCCGCCTACAGCGCCAGCCAGAAGTGCGTCGGCACGATTTCGGGCCTCGCGCCGCTGACGTTCAGCGCCCGCGCCCGCGAGCGCCTGGCCGAGCGCAGTGCGGCGCTGCCGACGTGGTACCACGATGTCGAGGCGCTGCACCAGTACTGGTCGGCGCAGGGCTTCTACCACCACACATGCTCCAGTACGCTGGTCTACGGCCTGAAAGCTGCTCTCGACCTGATGGACGAGGAAGGCATCGAAAACCGCTTCGCGCGCCATCAGCAATGCGGAGATGCCCTGAAGGCCGGTCTGGAAGGCATGGGCCTCTCGCTGGTCGCGGCAGCCGGCCACCGCCTGCCAATGCTGACGACCGTCAGAATCCCCGACGGCGTGGAAGATCTGGACGTGCGCAAAGCCCTCCTCGCCGA
This genomic window from Chloroflexota bacterium contains:
- a CDS encoding alanine--glyoxylate aminotransferase family protein; protein product: MANMAQRTLPQRLLLGPGPANVHPQIMAALQQPVLGHLDPVFQELLVETAGQLRRLFGTENELTLAVTGTGFSGMESCLANLIEPGDTMLVGVNGFFGTRMADFAKRFGAEVVEVTAPWGEPIDAADVKNALQAHPAVKVVGIVHGETSTGVRQPIQEIADAAHAHGALVLMDAVTTLGGLPVQVDAWGVDAAYSASQKCVGTISGLAPLTFSARARERLAERSAALPTWYHDVEALHQYWSAQGFYHHTCSSTLVYGLKAALDLMDEEGIENRFARHQQCGDALKAGLEGMGLSLVAAAGHRLPMLTTVRIPDGVEDLDVRKALLAEHGIEIAGGLGPLMGQIWRVGLMGYVAQPENVRTFLSALGRLLSHPGLKQA